A DNA window from Rossellomorea marisflavi contains the following coding sequences:
- a CDS encoding glycine C-acetyltransferase — MTSKTLDHFLQDNLQDLKSKGLYNEIDPLEGANGPVITIKGKELVNLSSNNYLGLATDERLKKVAIEAVKEYGVGAGAVRTINGTLDLHVKLEEKLAEFKGTEAAIAYQSGFNCNMAAISAVMDKHDAILSDELNHASIIDGCRLSRAKIIRFNHSDMEDLRAKAKEAKESGLYAKIMIITDGVFSMDGDVCKLPEIVEIAEEFDIMTYVDDAHGSGVLGKGAGTVKHFGLSHKVDFQMGTLSKAIGVVGGYVAGTQNLIDWLKVRSRPFLFSTSLTPADVTACTEALDLLMNSTELQDKMWENSAYLKEKLSGLGFDIGKSETPITPVIIGDEQATQNFSKRLYEEGVYAKSIVFPTVPRGTGRVRNMPSAAHTKEMLDQAVEAYEKVGKELGIL; from the coding sequence ATGACAAGTAAAACCCTGGACCATTTCTTACAGGACAATCTGCAGGATCTAAAATCAAAAGGTCTCTATAATGAAATCGATCCGTTGGAAGGGGCAAACGGACCCGTCATTACGATTAAAGGCAAGGAACTTGTGAATCTCTCTTCAAATAATTATCTTGGACTTGCAACAGATGAGCGCTTGAAAAAAGTGGCCATCGAAGCGGTGAAAGAATATGGTGTCGGAGCAGGTGCTGTCCGGACAATCAACGGAACACTCGACCTTCACGTGAAACTGGAAGAAAAGCTTGCTGAATTCAAGGGAACCGAAGCGGCCATCGCGTATCAATCGGGCTTCAATTGCAATATGGCAGCCATTTCTGCGGTGATGGATAAACATGATGCCATTCTTTCCGATGAATTGAACCATGCGTCCATCATCGACGGATGCCGTCTGTCCCGTGCCAAGATCATCCGATTCAACCACTCGGATATGGAAGATTTGCGTGCGAAGGCGAAGGAAGCGAAAGAATCGGGTCTTTACGCGAAAATCATGATCATCACGGACGGGGTCTTCTCTATGGACGGAGATGTATGCAAGCTACCTGAAATCGTCGAAATCGCAGAGGAATTCGATATCATGACCTATGTGGATGATGCCCATGGTTCCGGTGTTCTTGGTAAAGGTGCCGGTACAGTGAAGCATTTCGGTCTCTCTCATAAAGTCGATTTCCAAATGGGTACGCTGTCTAAAGCCATCGGGGTAGTAGGTGGATATGTGGCCGGTACTCAAAACCTGATCGACTGGTTGAAGGTGCGATCCCGCCCGTTCTTATTCTCGACATCCCTGACGCCTGCGGATGTGACCGCGTGTACGGAAGCGCTGGACTTGTTGATGAACAGCACGGAACTACAGGACAAAATGTGGGAAAATAGTGCCTATCTCAAGGAAAAACTTTCAGGGCTTGGCTTTGATATCGGGAAATCTGAAACGCCGATCACTCCTGTCATCATCGGTGATGAGCAGGCTACCCAAAATTTCAGTAAGCGCCTGTATGAAGAAGGGGTTTATGCGAAGTCCATCGTATTCCCTACAGTGCCCCGGGGAACGGGTCGGGTACGGAATATGCCATCGGCTGCCCATACGAAAGAGATGCTTGATCAAGCGGTCGAAGCATATGAAAAAGTCGGAAAAGAGCTGGGAATCCTTTAA
- a CDS encoding bifunctional 5,10-methylenetetrahydrofolate dehydrogenase/5,10-methenyltetrahydrofolate cyclohydrolase, giving the protein MEPLILNGSKVATDVKEQLKIRVEALKEQGVTPCLATVLVGDDPSSATYVKMKGNACAKIGMESRKIHLPAETTTEELLAVLDGLNDDSTVHGILLQHPVPSQIDERAAFERISIEKDVDGVTSHGFGQNALGFGEFPSCTPAAIMEIIDYYNVDPKGKHAVVVGRSPILGKPVSMMLLNRNATVTTCHSYTENLPALLADADIVVAAVGKPNFIQGDWLKEGAIVLDAGYNPGNVGDIDYESCYAKASAITPVPGGVGPVTISMLLKQTVDAAEKYGKTNS; this is encoded by the coding sequence ATGGAACCATTGATCTTAAACGGAAGTAAAGTCGCAACAGACGTAAAGGAACAATTAAAAATACGTGTTGAAGCATTGAAAGAACAAGGGGTTACCCCATGCCTTGCCACCGTACTGGTAGGAGACGACCCGTCCTCTGCCACATATGTCAAGATGAAGGGGAACGCCTGCGCGAAAATCGGTATGGAATCAAGAAAGATCCATCTCCCGGCAGAAACGACGACAGAAGAGTTATTGGCCGTCCTTGATGGACTCAATGACGATTCTACGGTCCATGGCATCCTTCTCCAACACCCCGTGCCGTCCCAAATCGATGAGCGCGCCGCTTTTGAACGCATTTCCATCGAAAAGGATGTAGACGGTGTAACCAGCCACGGCTTCGGTCAAAACGCATTGGGCTTTGGTGAATTCCCGTCCTGCACCCCGGCAGCGATCATGGAAATCATCGATTACTACAATGTAGACCCCAAAGGAAAGCACGCCGTAGTGGTAGGAAGAAGTCCGATCCTGGGTAAACCTGTCTCCATGATGCTATTGAACCGAAACGCCACGGTGACCACGTGTCATTCCTATACAGAAAACCTCCCCGCCCTCCTTGCTGATGCGGACATCGTCGTTGCAGCAGTAGGTAAACCAAACTTCATCCAAGGAGATTGGTTGAAAGAGGGAGCCATTGTCCTCGACGCCGGATACAACCCCGGAAATGTGGGCGACATCGATTATGAAAGCTGCTATGCAAAAGCATCGGCCATTACACCCGTCCCTGGTGGTGTCGGCCCCGTAACGATCTCCATGCTGTTGAAGCAGACGGTGGACGCAGCTGAAAAATACGGAAAAACCAATTCATGA
- a CDS encoding L-threonine 3-dehydrogenase — MKKILVTGALGQIGSELTTRLREVYGADHVLATDIRETDSPVVTGGPFAQLDVTDEKRMFELAKTNQVDTIIHLAALLSATAEAKPLLAWNLNMGGLVNALETARELDCQFFTPSSIGAFGPSTPKKATPQDTIMRPTTMYGVNKVSGELLSDYYFTKFGVDTRGLRFPGLISYETLPGGGTTDYAVEIYYEAIKQNRYTSYIGEGTFMDMMYMPDALDAIINLMEADGSKLIHRNSFNVSAMSAAPEHFEKAIQVHQPDFKIDYQVDPVRQAIAESWPDAIDSSAAVEEWGFSCTYDLSKMTADMLHKLKVEKRI, encoded by the coding sequence ATGAAGAAGATTCTTGTCACCGGTGCGTTGGGACAGATTGGCTCGGAACTTACGACCCGTCTTCGCGAGGTTTACGGCGCGGATCACGTATTGGCAACAGATATCAGGGAGACCGACAGTCCCGTTGTGACCGGGGGACCCTTCGCGCAGCTGGATGTAACCGATGAAAAGCGCATGTTCGAGCTAGCCAAGACGAACCAAGTCGATACGATCATCCACCTTGCCGCCCTATTGTCGGCTACAGCCGAAGCAAAGCCGCTGCTTGCATGGAACTTGAATATGGGAGGACTCGTCAATGCCCTTGAAACGGCCAGGGAATTGGATTGTCAATTCTTCACCCCAAGCTCGATCGGAGCATTCGGACCAAGTACACCCAAGAAGGCGACACCGCAGGATACCATCATGCGACCGACGACGATGTACGGGGTGAATAAAGTGTCCGGTGAATTGTTATCGGATTATTACTTCACAAAATTCGGTGTGGATACCAGGGGGCTGCGATTCCCGGGCTTGATTTCATACGAAACGCTTCCGGGTGGAGGGACGACGGATTATGCAGTAGAAATCTACTATGAAGCCATCAAGCAGAATCGTTACACTTCCTATATCGGTGAGGGTACCTTCATGGATATGATGTATATGCCGGACGCCCTTGATGCCATCATCAACCTGATGGAAGCGGATGGATCGAAGCTCATCCACCGCAATTCTTTCAACGTAAGTGCCATGAGCGCAGCGCCTGAGCATTTCGAGAAGGCCATCCAGGTTCATCAGCCTGACTTCAAAATCGACTACCAGGTCGATCCCGTCAGACAGGCCATCGCTGAAAGCTGGCCGGATGCCATCGATTCTTCCGCCGCGGTGGAAGAGTGGGGATTCAGCTGCACGTATGACCTGTCGAAGATGACAGCCGATATGCTTCATAAGCTGAAGGTCGAAAAAAGAATATAA
- a CDS encoding immune inhibitor A domain-containing protein — MYLKTKLFSILSTGALALGLLAPFSQEVSAESTPTTANWNTERYGDRIDIDGHLESLSENENFLNKAEGKLKKQVKEFKFDQKGEVKAQSNKQTSEFTYDGGTKLFLDRDLEFKQFTLRSVGDNVEIWVANDLAFPEGDPRPPHVVTQEQVDKLKDEFDSNIYPTATDFFGMPDELDGSNATVPRMVGLPDNYYEGSDKVIMLVDNIKDDGYYDPSYPFFVAGFFWQTLENYTDRNIITIDTNSWETRLENTFFGTTIHELQHLIHADNDPAEETWLNEGMSTFSEFLGGYGSNEGSVNFYLDHPENSLVNWDEHRSAETGPETIADYGQVYLFTLYMYDKYGQEFIRDLATDQKHGIESVDHMLKEYGAKEDFTTLYQHFITALAIDDGSGGKYDFDSIDLRDLPVDSKGTKRGKTVDYEKALEYEKEGVPAWGGDFKELDFKGKVDTINFDGVDFLPVKWKSVDDPKGSGNKVLWANEGDELDSAIVLEADLSKVDKATLSFDNFIDIEEAWDYAMVQVSEDNGKTWTSLENENTRSDVDGQGYPKIKDNVPGFTGHYEDWQKETFDLNQYAGKEILISFRYLTDWGYNDSGWFIDNIEIPEIGFKQDGSNLDVFKSKAEILGEYVEYTVTFINERQVGNKKNPKTKYKVIQVDPFNVTETNALKLRQLFKDGSNYMITSYAAPPHDKNPVDFTYEVKLKDKKKPKKKH, encoded by the coding sequence ATGTATTTGAAAACTAAATTGTTTTCCATTCTTTCCACCGGTGCTTTGGCACTGGGACTGTTGGCACCATTCTCACAGGAGGTCTCGGCCGAGTCCACTCCGACAACTGCCAACTGGAACACCGAGCGATACGGTGATCGCATCGATATCGATGGTCATCTTGAGTCACTGTCTGAAAACGAAAACTTCCTGAATAAAGCTGAAGGAAAGCTGAAAAAACAGGTGAAAGAGTTCAAGTTCGATCAAAAAGGTGAAGTGAAAGCCCAGAGCAATAAACAGACAAGTGAATTTACATATGACGGAGGGACAAAGCTATTCCTTGATCGGGACCTGGAATTCAAACAATTCACTCTGAGAAGTGTGGGCGACAACGTGGAGATCTGGGTGGCGAATGACCTTGCATTCCCTGAAGGAGATCCCCGTCCTCCCCATGTGGTCACTCAGGAGCAGGTAGATAAACTGAAGGATGAGTTCGATTCGAACATCTATCCGACTGCGACGGATTTCTTCGGCATGCCGGATGAGTTGGATGGATCAAATGCCACCGTTCCAAGAATGGTTGGCTTGCCGGATAACTATTACGAGGGCAGTGACAAGGTGATCATGCTGGTCGACAACATCAAGGATGACGGCTACTACGATCCTAGCTATCCGTTCTTCGTGGCAGGCTTCTTCTGGCAGACCCTTGAAAACTATACGGACCGGAACATCATCACGATTGATACGAACAGCTGGGAAACCAGGCTCGAGAATACCTTCTTCGGTACGACAATTCATGAACTCCAGCATTTGATCCATGCCGATAACGACCCGGCTGAAGAGACATGGCTGAATGAAGGGATGTCAACATTCTCCGAGTTCCTCGGAGGATATGGTTCCAATGAGGGTTCTGTGAACTTCTATCTTGATCACCCGGAAAACTCCCTGGTGAACTGGGATGAACACCGCAGTGCGGAAACAGGACCGGAAACGATTGCAGACTATGGACAGGTCTATCTCTTCACCCTCTATATGTACGATAAGTATGGGCAGGAATTCATCAGGGATCTTGCCACAGACCAGAAGCATGGAATTGAGAGTGTCGATCACATGCTGAAGGAATATGGAGCGAAGGAGGACTTCACCACCCTTTATCAACACTTCATCACGGCCCTCGCCATCGATGACGGTTCTGGAGGGAAGTATGATTTCGACAGCATCGATCTGAGGGATCTACCTGTCGACAGTAAAGGCACGAAGCGCGGCAAGACCGTTGATTATGAGAAAGCGCTCGAGTATGAAAAAGAAGGGGTCCCTGCATGGGGAGGGGACTTCAAAGAGCTTGATTTTAAAGGGAAGGTCGACACGATCAATTTCGATGGAGTGGACTTCCTTCCGGTCAAATGGAAAAGCGTCGATGATCCCAAAGGGTCGGGCAACAAAGTGCTCTGGGCTAATGAAGGGGACGAACTGGACAGTGCCATCGTATTAGAAGCAGATCTGTCAAAAGTGGACAAAGCCACCCTCTCCTTCGACAATTTCATCGATATTGAAGAAGCATGGGATTACGCTATGGTCCAAGTTTCTGAAGATAATGGGAAGACATGGACATCGCTTGAGAACGAAAATACCCGTTCGGATGTGGATGGACAGGGATATCCTAAAATCAAAGATAATGTTCCTGGTTTCACCGGTCACTATGAAGACTGGCAAAAAGAAACATTTGATTTGAATCAATACGCCGGGAAGGAAATCTTGATCTCCTTCCGCTATCTGACGGACTGGGGCTATAATGACTCAGGCTGGTTCATTGATAATATTGAGATCCCGGAAATCGGCTTCAAGCAGGATGGGTCCAATCTGGACGTCTTTAAATCGAAAGCGGAAATCCTAGGAGAGTACGTGGAATATACGGTTACATTCATCAATGAAAGACAGGTAGGCAACAAAAAGAACCCGAAAACCAAGTATAAAGTCATTCAGGTCGACCCATTCAATGTGACGGAAACCAATGCCTTGAAGCTTCGACAGCTGTTCAAGGATGGAAGTAACTATATGATTACTTCCTATGCAGCTCCGCCACATGATAAAAACCCAGTCGATTTCACGTATGAAGTCAAATTGAAGGATAAGAAAAAACCAAAGAAGAAGCACTGA
- a CDS encoding MalY/PatB family protein, whose amino-acid sequence MNWNDCIERTNTHSVKWSYPQEDVIPMCIADMDFQVSPAIVEALQKKAAHGIYGYTTFSDRYFDSIIGWWDKQYGIKIQKEWISFSPGIIPGINVLLSVLTEPGDGVILQDPVYYPFYSTIEAHGCTVLKNTLLYENGRYEMDFDDLEEKARSSKAKVLILCSPHNPVGRVWTKEELERVAAIAKEHDLWIISDEMHGDLVFEGNQHFPFIQADPSVRDRTIVCSAPSKTFNIAGLQTSILMIPNKELQQRYQEKLTSFGLMRPNVFGIEGTIAAYEEGIPWLEELLMVLEDNKQYVLNYIKEYMPELQAIQPEATHLIWIDCQKLGMSGEELCTFFLEKARVKFDEGFKFGETGSAFIRMNIACPKERIDMALRRMNEALLEHRIGKQP is encoded by the coding sequence ATGAACTGGAATGATTGCATCGAGAGAACGAATACCCACTCGGTTAAATGGTCGTATCCACAGGAGGATGTCATACCGATGTGCATAGCAGATATGGATTTTCAGGTTTCCCCTGCCATCGTGGAGGCATTGCAAAAGAAAGCTGCTCATGGAATTTACGGCTATACCACCTTCAGTGACCGGTACTTCGACTCGATCATCGGCTGGTGGGACAAGCAGTATGGCATCAAGATCCAGAAGGAATGGATTTCATTCAGTCCTGGGATCATTCCGGGCATCAACGTCCTTCTTTCGGTCCTCACAGAGCCGGGGGATGGCGTCATCCTGCAGGATCCCGTGTACTATCCTTTCTACAGCACGATCGAGGCGCATGGATGCACGGTTCTGAAGAATACGCTTCTCTATGAAAATGGGCGCTATGAGATGGACTTTGATGACTTGGAGGAAAAAGCGCGTTCTTCAAAAGCAAAGGTCCTGATCCTCTGCAGTCCCCATAATCCTGTCGGCAGGGTGTGGACAAAAGAAGAGCTGGAGCGGGTAGCGGCGATTGCGAAAGAACATGATCTTTGGATCATTTCAGATGAAATGCATGGCGACCTCGTGTTCGAGGGGAATCAGCATTTTCCTTTCATCCAGGCGGATCCTTCCGTGAGGGATCGTACCATCGTCTGCTCGGCCCCGAGCAAAACGTTTAACATCGCCGGGCTTCAGACGTCCATACTGATGATCCCGAATAAGGAATTGCAGCAGCGTTATCAAGAGAAGCTCACATCCTTCGGGCTGATGCGTCCCAACGTATTCGGGATTGAAGGCACCATCGCTGCCTATGAGGAAGGGATTCCGTGGCTCGAAGAACTTCTGATGGTGTTGGAGGATAACAAACAGTATGTATTGAATTATATCAAGGAATACATGCCTGAACTTCAGGCGATTCAGCCGGAAGCCACCCACCTGATCTGGATCGACTGTCAGAAACTCGGCATGAGCGGTGAAGAGCTTTGTACCTTCTTCCTGGAGAAGGCCAGAGTGAAATTCGATGAAGGATTCAAATTCGGAGAGACCGGCAGTGCGTTCATCCGAATGAACATTGCCTGTCCCAAAGAGAGAATCGACATGGCGTTGCGTCGGATGAATGAAGCTTTGCTTGAGCATAGAATAGGAAAGCAGCCTTAG
- a CDS encoding YczE/YyaS/YitT family protein: MKRERMTRWGFFFVGLIIMAFGITLTIKGKDLGIGPWDVLHYGLFLNAGLSIGAWSIIAGIVILSFTGIMTKSIPKLGAFINMLLVGIFIDIFNYLLPDPSSLWIQAGVLCIGIIIMGIGIGIYVAAGLGAGPRDSLMLLIVDKTGWRVQWVRNGMELVVLIAGWLLGGPVGFGTIVIALGVGQVVGWSLPMSRNWVETTIARHREDATLAG, encoded by the coding sequence ATGAAAAGGGAACGGATGACCCGTTGGGGATTTTTCTTTGTCGGGTTGATCATCATGGCGTTCGGCATTACGTTGACCATTAAAGGGAAGGATCTTGGCATCGGTCCATGGGACGTCCTTCATTATGGGCTATTCCTGAATGCCGGATTGAGCATTGGGGCCTGGTCGATCATTGCGGGAATCGTCATCCTCTCCTTCACCGGGATCATGACAAAATCAATCCCGAAACTGGGTGCCTTCATCAATATGCTCCTTGTGGGGATTTTTATAGACATCTTCAACTATCTTCTTCCTGACCCTTCGTCTTTATGGATACAGGCAGGTGTACTGTGTATCGGGATCATCATCATGGGAATCGGGATCGGTATTTATGTAGCTGCAGGACTGGGAGCTGGCCCCAGGGACAGTCTTATGCTCTTAATCGTGGATAAGACCGGCTGGCGCGTCCAGTGGGTGAGGAACGGCATGGAACTGGTCGTATTGATTGCAGGCTGGCTGCTTGGCGGCCCCGTCGGGTTCGGAACGATCGTCATCGCTCTAGGTGTCGGACAGGTGGTAGGCTGGTCCTTGCCTATGAGCAGGAATTGGGTTGAGACAACGATTGCACGTCATCGAGAGGATGCAACCCTTGCAGGGTAG
- a CDS encoding DNA alkylation repair protein: MRELVTNCEACGCDIYCENGFYQGDEELRVCLACSSHVRTYTATLLRCFKEMESEENRVPMEAYMRNQFSFYGIKTPERNAALKDFVKQYGDPPLQELPSVTKLLWDEPGRECQYAALYLLSRQVKKLTLDHLPLLEELIVKKSWWDTIDGIAPNLAGSIFLKHGDGGYPERWITSDHIWLNRSAILYQLKYKDKTEEDRLFGYIRKKQDSKEFFIQKAIGWALREYSKTNPETVEDFIANEDLAPLSEREGMKHINKIRG, translated from the coding sequence ATGAGAGAGCTTGTGACAAATTGTGAAGCATGCGGGTGTGACATCTATTGTGAGAATGGCTTTTATCAGGGAGATGAGGAACTTAGGGTCTGTCTCGCATGTTCAAGTCATGTGAGGACATATACGGCCACCCTCCTCCGATGCTTCAAAGAGATGGAATCAGAAGAAAACCGGGTGCCGATGGAAGCGTATATGCGGAATCAGTTCTCGTTTTATGGCATCAAAACGCCTGAGCGCAACGCTGCTCTCAAGGACTTTGTCAAACAGTACGGGGATCCCCCTCTGCAAGAGCTGCCTTCCGTCACGAAATTGCTCTGGGACGAACCGGGGCGGGAGTGTCAGTATGCCGCTCTCTATCTCCTTTCAAGGCAGGTCAAGAAGCTGACCCTTGACCATCTACCGCTCCTTGAAGAGCTCATCGTCAAAAAGTCCTGGTGGGATACCATTGATGGCATCGCCCCGAACCTTGCAGGATCCATTTTCCTGAAACATGGAGATGGAGGATATCCTGAACGGTGGATCACATCAGATCATATCTGGCTGAATCGGTCGGCCATCCTTTATCAGCTGAAATATAAAGATAAGACCGAAGAGGACCGACTATTCGGCTATATCAGGAAAAAACAAGATTCCAAGGAATTCTTCATCCAAAAAGCGATCGGCTGGGCTCTCCGGGAGTACTCCAAGACAAATCCGGAAACGGTGGAGGATTTTATCGCAAACGAGGATCTCGCACCGCTCAGTGAGCGCGAGGGAATGAAGCATATCAACAAAATCAGGGGGTAA